TAGGGTGTTAGAAAGTAGAGAAATGGATCCTCTGAATAAGGCTTTGGTAGCAAAGCAATTCTGGGGAgttatttctattttaaattgtttgttGTCTAAGGTGTTGCCAAGGTTAAGCCTTCTAACTCTTTGGGTTGGAAAGGTATACTTTCTTGTTGGCCGAACCTAATGGCGAGATCGTGGGTTGCCAATGATCTCTAGCTCAACTGACACTTCCTCCCCTTAAAACTGTTAGATAGATTGGAGGGCAAGTTTATGGGTAAGACTTATCGGGTACCTATGtaattaaccaataaaataaataaataaataaatggtgtATTGGGGATGGTACTTCATTTTGACTGAATCATCCTTGGTTTATGATGAAGGACAAGGTAGATTGTGAGATGAGAGTTTTTGTGCAAACTGTTACAGGTCTAATTGATCGTGACAGATTTTGTCTTAAGTATCCTCTCATTAGGAAACTTTTAAGTGCCACATTTTTCTgtggaaaataattaataatcttTTCCTCTGAAGTCTGAACTAAGTAGAAGAAAAGTTGTATTTTCTGTTGTGTGTGATGTGTGGTAAATATGAGGAAACTGTGGaacctttgtttttctcttgtcCAAATTTGGTTTGCTTCAGTGTGTGGTATTAGAATGGATTCTTAGCAAACCCAATCAGAAAGGTTGAGATTAGTATGATGGTTGTATGTTCTCtctgaaaataaattttataatgcaGCTATTGTGGCTGTGATAGTGGGTGTTTTATGGTTTATATATGGCTTAGgggcaaagttttttttttttttgaattctggATGGTTTAAGTTCAACCTAAAGTCATGGTAGAGTTTAGCTAAAAGTGAATGCTTAACTGCGTGGAAGTACTAGAATTTTGATGATGAATTGCAGAGTTCAATAAAAAGCAATGATTAGTGAAAGAGATTTTTACAATTTTGGTCACTGTGTAGGATGGCAAGTAGTTTTGTTTTCTGGCAGGTGTCTAATAGGAAAAAGTTTGGTGAATGTGCTTTTGAGTGCAGGGATAGATCAGGGAATAAGCAAATTATGGATTGCTAACTATTTCACGTAAAAGTGAAGCAACTTTCATTTCACTTAGAGAATCGATGATGGCAATCTAGAGAAAGGGACTTCGTAGTGCCATTGTGGTGATGCAGAATAAAAACTTCTTGCAAAAGCTCCTTGAAGATGGTTGCATAAACTGGAGATTGGAACCTGTTTTCAAAGTTATAAGGTTATTAAGGAGTGAGGTTGGGAATGTACTTAATTATGTAGATAGAGAATATTGGAATGGGTTGTTGAATTAGTTTAATGCTGTTTCAGACCATATTAACATAACCTAGTAGGGGCATAGTTTGCTGGTGATGTTTATGTTCTCAGACTTTGTATTTGTGCTTTACTtgtatccaaaaataaataaattactttTCTAATATACTTCTTTATGcataaaaatagtgttttgtTACCTTACTCTTCATTCTTCAATAATGCCAAGAGCCCAGGTGTTATTCTgttgatatttatttttgtattatattcTTAATCCTAAAGGAGATTCAAGAGTAAAAGATTGTGTGTTTTTCATGTGCTACACAACAGTCTCATTGGGCAATTCTGTGTTATTAGGCCTACATGAGTCGGCCTTTTGCCCAATCTCCAAATCTCTAAAGGATTGGGCCTGAAGCTCACTGCAATACAAAATGGGCTTGAAACCCAAAATCCTTTACAGTaacgtttggatacagcttatcAGCTGCACATCCAGCGTTTcatgttgttttcttcttcttcttcttcttcctttttttttttttttttcttttttttttttaaaaaaagcattTCAGCTTTTCTTGTGGAtcccgtgtactgttcacgagacccacaaacctcttttttcatcaaaactttcattaaacatAGATCctacagtactattcacacatttaaaaattattttgctacagtgttttctgttttctgtttttagcaaaataagtgatATCCAAATAAATCCTACAGCACAACGTGGGCATGAGAGCCCAAATTTCCTTACCACACTGAATGGACTTTACAGCCCAAAAATTTATTGCTTCACGCATTGAGCCCAAGAGCCCACATTCTTTCATCTTATGGGTCGGGCTTGAAGCCCATGATGCTCTTCCTCAAAACCCAAGGCCCTAATCTACACCAAGCAAACCCTGGTAGGCAAAaatcttactaaaaaaaaatcaaatgggcCATTTAGGCCTTTAGGGTTGAAAAGCCCTTCACTGATTTAGGAAGAGGCCCAAAATCCgttgaataaaaaaaggaaaaagataaagTAGAGAGGGCAGGGCCAGCTTGAAGCTAATGAGTTAAAAGTGGTAAACCATTCCGAGAAAGaataacaatttgtaaaaacattTATAAGACCATTCACATTAGCCTCCCTAAAAATGGTTAAGAGATAGAATTTTGGAAATGGATTCCAAAAGAAGTAACAAACCTTTAGATTGGCTTCCTTACtcatttcctaaaataatttacaCATCCCTAAAATAACAATTTGTTACAGCATATTTTACATATTGAAGGAAGTATTGAACATTTCcgaaacatttattttattcctttttgtgttttaaaaagggggagaaataacaaaaagtaatttaaaaaatataatattttaatagaaaaatgaaatgtGAGTGTTTTAAAAAGGAGTtagctaaaatagaaaaagtcaATTATTATCctaaaataagaagaaatttttCTTCTAGGAACGCCAACATATAAATGCTTTAACGAATTCAAAATTCCACTTTTCCTCGTAGAACTTGAGTTCTTTTATGCTCGATTTGTTACAGTGAACTCAAGTCTAAGAAACTCAAGATATTAGTTTGCTAAATAATTTAGGAACGCTGTTAACTAaggaaattgtttgaaaatgggTGTTATtttgccccaaaaaaaaaaaaaaaatcccacaaaacAGACATAAACACTTGTTGGGTACCATAACAAGCTCAATTAAATCAGTCGAGTACCGTGTAAAAGCAATCATAGCAATGAAGCTAAATGgttatatagctattttagtttcatcaaaacacaaaaaatgctCTGCCTCAATTAGGGGTGTCCAGGAGACCCGGTGACCCGCTCAACCTGGCCAACCCACCCGAGTTCGACCCGCCACCACCCAATCCGACGATTCCGACGGTCGGACGCGGGTTCCGAACTGTCAAACCCAACCCCCGACGGGTCGGTTGGTGGTTTTGCATTTCAAAACTTGTGAAACTCAACCCGAACCGATACCTTTAACGTTTCTGGCGAAATATTGCGCAACCCAAACCAATCTCCGATACCTTTAAACGTTTTCGGTGAAATATTAAGCAACCCAGACCAAATCTCCAATACCTTTAACGTTTCCGGCGAAATATTCAGCATACTAGATCAAATACGGCGAGATCTCGACATTATCCAACGAAATTTAGGCCAAATCTCGTCGGATTTGGCCAAATTTCGACCAAATCTCACTGGATCCAGCCAAAATCGGCCTCGGCGATGAAACCCGAAACCGACCCGATACAACCCGAAACCGACAAGACCCGAACTGAAAAATCCGGCTAGTCGTCTGGGTCGGTTTCGGGTCATATTTTAATCCACCTGATTAAGTCGGGTAGGTTCCAAGTTGGGCACAAATCCGACCCggcccgacccgtggacacccctagcCTCAATGTATGTAAAGCtgaaaaaatttagctttaagCTTCCGTACGAAGCTACTTTTGGCTTCGTATGAAAGGTAAaactaaaactttaaaatattttttcaattcctacacatattaaaataatacttctttaattatttttttattctttatttcttttctctttttggccgtcgctatctctctctctctctctcctcaaatCAGCTCTCAAGCTCAAACGCTCATCGGCCtcatttttttgtcttttctcgTTTCTGCCATTTCTCCGAAGCCTACCATCTCCAAAGCTCAGCCGTTGACCCATCTCCACAAAGCAAAAACTCTCACTGACCGGCCCACTCACTAACCCAACTTTGTTCACTTCTCACCGCCTGATCCACTCTTTGCCGAAGCCTTCCACTCTCCGTTCACTCCTTTCTGTGGGAATTTTTCTGATTTCGAATTGTTGGGTTTGTGATCGTAGCtctattggttttatttttgtggttgtgggttgattttcttgggtagttgtgggttgattttgtTGGTTGTGGTGGCGGTAGAGTAGACTGTGGGCAGGGTGGTGGTGTTgggatgtattattttattgtaattgatatattattttattgtgatgtttacattattttattgtattaaaagctaaaatagatccactgctgctagatgttttgtaaagtgagtaaataaaataaataaagtagttttttgtggtgctaaatagctaaaaaaattgAGACCAACTCCCCTCCCATTAAAAAGCCTCCCATTATCTCTCGTTTTTACACTAATGAGAAACACATGGCTAATAAAAAACCTAAGGGTCAAAAGGAAGCCACATCGAAACATGATTTTTCTTGCTTCTTCTCAAACCCAAATCCTTCTCCACAGTCCTTGCTAAACCTGGAAATCACCGCCCATTCAACAACACCCTTGGCAACAGACGGCAAGAATCCATCAAAATGGTGTCGAAGCTATCAAATTGGCCACCGAATGATACCGAGAAACTAaggaaaatgtaatctaattcCAGCATTTTCCTtggtttagtttttaaaaaattgagatttaaaagaaaaaaattaggtaGATGAATTTTACAAAACATGGCTACTCCTATTCGATGCTCCATCTGGGTTTTAAgtaaacatataataaaaataaaaataaaaaataccccaaataaaaattaatttccatTTTAGGATAAAAGCTTCaagatttcaatttttcaatcttttcttaCCCTTTCTCAAAAGACTAGACAGTGCAAAGTGTGGAATTTGGaatagaaacaaagaattaaaattacCAAGTGAACTTTCTAATGAGATTAAGATCCGTGAGATaaaagagggtttttttttataaataaaaaaattaaacaaaaaaaaaaaaactttaatgtTAGAATTAGAACTTTTAGCCGGAACTTGTGTACTTTTAATTCATGAGCTTCGTACCTAAAGCAATTTTTCCAAGTGAGAAAATCCTAGCGACTTCGATAGATAATGATGAGAAAATCCCTCAATTCTAGATCTAGATTTTCTTATAACATCTAGTTCTAATACCAAAGTTTCAAATGTTTTAGCAGAAGATCTAGTATTGTGATTCAGCGGTTTGTTACAGAATAAACGATGGTGTATGGGTGACTGACAGCGCCATCAGCACTTCTCATACTTTGGTGGTGTCTCCGACACCTTTCTTATGGCTCCTTGCCGTCCATGGCCAAGGGTGGTGGTGTATGTGTGGTGGATTTGGCAGAGAGGCTGCTGAAGGGTTTGGGTTTGGACCGTTtagtaaagagagagaaattatattttgagtTGGTTTGATTTGGACCTTCTGatattttattagccacgtgTTCCACATCAGTGTAAAAAAGGGAGATAATGGGAGGCTTTTTAACGGGAGGGGAGCTATGGATGCTCTGACAAAAACATCCTCTTTAGTCTTTACCCTCTCAATCTTGACACGCTCTCTGCGATCAATATCATGGCTGTTCTTCCCTAAAACGGCTTCGCCACTCCTTCCTACAGCTCTTTAAAcccttgtctctctctctctttggggaAGCGGCAATGTCAAACAACAAAACCAGCAACAAAATAATTCCATGGGGATCCTTACCCGATGAGATTCTTACCAATATTTTCGTTTTCCTACCCATCAAATCAATAATCATCTGTACCTCAGTTTCAAAAGCATGGAAATCACTAATCAAAAGCCCAACTTTCATTTCCACCCATCTCCACCACTCCCTCAAGAAAAACCAAAACCTCCTCTTCATCGGCCCCTGCTCAGAGAATCAGAAAGACTTTTGCGCATTGCATAACGAAGATGATGCTTATTTCACTCAACACGCCAGGTTTGATTACCCTTATAACAGAAAATACTGTGTGGTGGGTACTTGTAACGGCCTGCTCCTCCTTTCCGATGTTGGTAACAATAGCTTCTGTCTTTGGAACCCGTGTGTTGGAAAGTTACTGAAACTTCCTTCACCCAATGTCACCTACGCTACGCATGGTAAGTTCCACGCCTCtattgggtttggatttgatcCCAAAACTAAAGATTATAAAGTGATCAGGGTTGTGACTTTGCTGGAAAGTCTTGGCCTTGAAAAGACTCGAACCCAGGTTGAGATTTACACACTCTCCACTGGTCAATGGAGAATGCTTAGGACTGATTTGGCTCCCATATGCGGTTTATATTGGACTGACCCACAGACATTTATCAACGGGGCTCTGCATTGGGTTGCATTTAGAGTTTGTGATAATAACCTTCATAATTTTGTTCTGGTTTTCGATTTGGGTGACGAGGTTTTCCATGAGATACTCCTGCCAGAATTTCCACGTCTGATGTACGATTCTGTTTCTGTATATAGGAATTCCATTGCCTTGTTTGAAAGGGATAATGACTTTCTCCATATCTGGGCGATGAAAGAGTATGGTGTTGTGTCCTCGTGGACTAAAGTTTTAAGTTTACCTAGTTCTAGTCAAGGTTTCTTAGGTTCAAGGGATGATATACGGAGGGCACTAGGTTTTCGAAGGAATGGTGAGGTTATATTAAAATTGGATGGAGGACGCCTCATTTCGCTGGATCTTGAGACTCGAGAGATTAAGGATCTTAGGATTATTGGATATGAGAAAGCTATTGTTGATTATTATGTGGAGAGTCTAGTTTTACTCGACAAAGCTGCCAACAGTGCAGATACATACTGAGGAAATAGGTAAAATGCATTtcatgcttcttcttttttccctggtttttacttttgttctttATATATACTTGGCATTGATCATATAATACATTAGATAAGAATATATACTATTCAATATGACACTTCTATTAATTCTTCTTATTGATGATTGATTACCTTAATTAAGTGGCTTTATCTTTTAGGATAAATAGCTTATAAAGGATAATTGAGTACATAGCATGTATACTTAAATTCATTGTCcacatttcaaattttctttaaaattaatcatttattacttatgtataaaaaaataaaaaataaaattggttagtGTTGGTTATCAACTTTGAGCAAGCTTGTTTATCAAGAGAATTTCATGTTTCCTGCCACTTTTGATTTACAATGTATACATAGAAGTGCTCAAATTTTCTTTGCTGGCAATTTTATTGTGACAGGTGATCCCTTTTAGCTTCATGTTTTCAAACTCATACTAAATGTTCTTGTTAATTATTCATCTAGTAAGTTTCTTATCTGGTCAAGTTTGATCTGTTTATGCTAAAAATTTTCTTCTGCATTTACAGAGCAACGTTAATTGAGCAAGCAGTTCACCAGCAAACATTGCTTGCTTTTGGTGATTAAGAATTGAATTGACCTGTTTATACTCCTcttttgaaatcttttttttttttttttttttcccttcctgaGCATGATTTGCATTAATTTTCCCAATAAAGTAGTTATGCTTTagatgtatttttttgttgactccatttcatttcttttccctCTCTTAATCTCTTGTAAGTTGTGAATGAGTTAGTATTTTCTACTTCACAATTGTATGAAGTAGAAGCAAAATACCAACATcagtggaaaaaataaagaggaaaactAGGCAAATAGAAGACAGCAACTTATAACTACTATACTTGCGGGCAGCAATAGGCTGTAGGAATGGGAAGCATTTCCTTATAGACATTAAACATGCAAGTTAAAGGTGGAACTCCACCCGAAATCCTAAAACTAGTCccaaaaaataatgaccaagAAACTAAACTAACAACTCTTTCATTGATTTATAATGCTGAAAACTATTTCATCTTTTAAGGTGctaatgtttttactttattatttaggCTAAAGAAATTTAAGAAAGAAGATATTGGTGTTATGAATAAAAACAGTACATGAGTGATCAATTATGGATAGTACCCTACAAATAAGTAACATTGAACACTCAaggatatataatttttctcaaatacCATTAACTAACAGCTAGGGATGTATTACTTTCTGGGAAGCACGGACGCAGCGCTAGAGGAGCTGCACCCGCATCCGATGGGGCAACACGCGAGGGACGCCGCTGCCCGCGCATCGGTGCCGTGTCGGGCTGCATCCTGCCacgtgtttcttttttttttccacgaCTCGCACTGATGCGGCTCAGACTCGGGCCGATTCACGCTGAATCGGGCTGATTCGCGCTGACTCAAGCCGTATCGGCCATATTGGGCGAAACTGCTGAAATGGCCGATTCAggccgaaattcaaaaaaaaaaaggtgcaaaacaCACCGTTTGAACTTAATAACAAACCCTAAAGGGCTCTCACGCATTCTCACTTCATCCAAACACCAAACTTTAGCTCTCTCACTCCGTCACTCGTCTCTTTGTGCTCTCTGCGGTGTGCTCACTTTGGCTTTTCTTTGCCTTCACTCTCTGCCTCACTGTCTCTGCACTCCGTCTCCCCTGTGAGACACTCAACCACTCAGTCGCTTCATTCAAACTTCAGCTCTCTCTCACGCATTCTCAACTCAGGTAATGTATTGATATAAAGCTTTCAATCTTagtttgatttgtgatttgtgaatctgtgaatctgtgatttgtgaatcttagttttcttttctttgccttCACTCTCTGTTCTAATTTCCGAACATCAtggaatgttttagtttcaatcttgtgggttgtatttaatttatgaacatcatgttttagttattatctactattgctcttaaatttggtatatgtttatataatgtgaaaaagtatgcttagcaatatattaaaaatataaataaaaatatttttaataattttttaatcgccgagtcccgccgcatCCACACCCACCCTTTTTAAAAATTGCCGAGTctcgcacccgcacccgagtcccgaaacgcacccgtgcttcatagattACTGTGAGCATGTTGATGGATGATACAAGCCTTAACTCATAAGAGTTTTTTGTCGTTGTCTTTGGCTacactttcaaatgttttgttttggttgtaaaGAACAACTGAAGTCAATTTCAAGTGTGACTCTTTGTGcacatttgtttgtgctatcacttcccatctttttttttgataagtaaataagCTTCATtgatagaaaaagagaacagtacaaaacaaaaaccaaagcaCATAGGACGTGTTTTGAGGAAAACGAGAGAACAAACAGAAACTAAAAAGTACAAAAGCTACAACTATCAAGCAAATCAGTCAAGGAAGTAAAAAAGGAAATGCTGGATGCATTTGTCCATCCAAGAAAAGTCTGTAAGAAGGTCATCTTCAGCTCATGATTGCTCTTTCGGTGCCTTCAAAAATCTGGgcattcctctccctccaaatgcCCCACATCAAACAGTgaggaaccaagttccaaataACCCCATTTCTATGTTTTCTGAATTTTCCTGGCCAGCTAGCAGTAAGCTCCACAACATCCTTGGGCATAACCCAAGATACCTCAAAGAGTGTGAAAACCATGCTCCCCAACTCTCTGGCTATCAGGCAATGCAAGAGTAGATGATTAATAGTCTCCCCTGCACTTCCGATCTTCCTCTTAGAGCTTTTTATTAAATAGACTgcttgttttatttaattataattttttttttttaaactcactCTCTCTGTGGAGGCCAAACTTTGCAGTGAGGAGTAAGACTTTCTGTTCACTATGTCATTGTTCTTATTCACACATATTCTTTCAATGATAGACTTAGCTGGGACTTCATTTTGGTTGTGCtggaaatttataattttagtcCTCATTAGATCAATTTGATTTAGCAGTGCATCTGTTCGGTTTCTTATCAGATTCTAATGAATGGTTACCCAGGTAAAATTCTTTTCCCTCAATGTGGCATAAGGTATCCACTTTCACCTTAATACCTTGTCTCTGGCATTATTGGAGGGACAGTTTCAGGGTATTATTAAAGGAGTAAGGATTGCAACTCTAGTTCTCATCTCATGTTCGTAGATGATtgcattatttttgttcaagGTACTAATGATATGCAAGATGgcgttttgaaaattttgaagtgtTATTGTGACCTTTTTggacaaaatgtaattttgacaaatctgaGGTGTTTTTCAGTCCTAACACTCCTGAATAGGATATAAACCCCGTTAGCTCTTCTTAAGGTAAAAAAAGATGATGGACCTAGTAAATATTTGGGTCTAACTTAGATATGGATCAGAAAAAGACAGCTTTTTAGAACTGTAGTTGAAAAGATATCTCAAAAACCACAGTGATGGAAGGAAGATTTGTGGTCTCAGGCAGATAGATTAACTTTAATCAAAACTGTTTTGAGTTCATTGCCTGTTTACCCTTTTTCAAACTTTAAAGTGCATCATGCAATTTGTAAAGATATTGATAGAAGGATTTGGAATTTCTTTTCTGAAGTCATAATGAAGGGATCaggaaaattatttattaaactGGAATTTTAGCTTTTCATCTAAGAAAGattgggggttttttttttttttttgggggggggggggggggggtgttgttgGAGGGGGAATGGATCCTCTGAATAAGGCTTTGGTAGCAAAGCAATTCTGGGGAgttatttctattttaaattgtttgttGTCTAAGGTGTTGTCAAGGTTAAGCCTTCTAACTCTTAGGGTTGGAAAGGTATACTTTCTTGTTGGCTGAATCTAATGGCGAGATCGTGGGTTGCCAATGATCTTTAGCTCAACTGACACTTCCTTCCCTTAAAACTGTTAGATGGATTGGAGGGCGAGTTTATAGGTAAGACTCATCTGGTACCTGTGTAATTAACcaataacataaataaataaatggtgtATTGGGGATGGTTCTTCATTTTGACTGAATCATCCTTGGTTTATGATGAAGGACAAGGTAGATTGTGAGATGAGAGTTTCTGTGCAAACTGTTGCAGGTCTAATTAATCATGACAGATTTTTTCTTAAGTATTCTCTCATTAGGAAACTTTTGAGTGCCACATTTTCAGTGGaatataattaataatcttTTCCTGTGAAGTTTGAACTAAGTAGAAGAAAAGTTGTATTTTCTGATTCATGTGTGATCTGTGGTAAATATGAGGAAACTGTGGAACCTTTGTTTTTCTCGTCCAAATTTGGTTTGCTTCAGTGTGTGGTATTAGAATGGATTCTTAGCAAACCCAATCAGAAAGGTTGTGATTAGTATGATGGTTGTATGTTCTCTCTGAAAATAAATCTTATAATGCAACTATTGTGGCTGTGATAGTGGGTGTTTTATGGTTTATATATGGTTTTTAGgggttaagttttttttttttttttttttttttttaattctggaAGGTTTAAGTTCAACCTAAAGTCATGGTAGAGTTTAGCTGAAAGTAAATGCTTAACTGCATGGAAGTACTAGAATTTTGATGATGAATTGCAGAGTTCAATAAAAAGCAGTGATTAGTGAAAGAGATTTTTACAATTTTGGTCACTGTGTAGGATGGCAAGTAGTTTTGTTTTCTGGCAGGGGTCTATTCTAACAGGAAAAAGTTTGGTGAATGTGCTTTTGAGTGCAGGGACAGATCAGGGAATAAGCGGATTATGGATTGCTACAGCAGAATTGTGTCATCTAAAAGTGAAGCAACTTTCATTTCAGTTAGAGAACCGATGATGGCAATCTAGAGAAAGGGACTTCATAGTGCCATTGTGCTGATGCAGAATAAAAACTTCTTGCAAAAGCTCCTTGACGATGATTGCATAAACTGGAGATTGGAACCTGTTTGCAAAGTCATAAGGGTATTAAGGAGTGAGCTTGGTAATGTACTTAATTATGTAGATAGAGAATATTGGAATGGGTTGTTGAATTAGTTTAATGTTGTTTCAGATTATATTAATATAACCTGGGAGGGGCATAGTTTGCTGGTGATGTTTATGTTGTTCTCAGACTTTGTATTTGTGCTTTACTtgtatccaaaaataaataaattactttTCTAATGAACTTCTTTATGCATAAAAATAGTGTTGTTACCTTACTCTTCAATAATGCCAAGAGCCCAGGTGCTTTTCTgttgatatttatttttgtgttataTTCTTAATCTTAAATGAGATTCAAGGGTAAAAGATAGTGTGTTTTTCATGTGCCACACAACAGCCTCCTTGGGCTTGAAGCTCACTGCAATTTAAAACGGGCTCGAAACCCAAAATCCATTACAGCACAAGGTAGGCACGAGAGCCCAAATTTCCTTACCACACAGAATGGACTTAACGGCCCAAAAATCTATTACTTCATGTTTTTAGCCCAAGAGCCCACATTCTTTCATCTCATGGGTTGGGCTTGAAGCCCATGATGCTCTCCCTCAAAACCCAAGGCCCTAATCTACACCAAGCAAACCTTGGTAGGCAAAAATCTtggcgattttggcccattagcatttatttttaaaatatttaggcccgaaacactgtttggaaaatatatagcaatataccacttttttaggtactcgagcttggcaagctcgagtaccatgtttttttaatacacTATCGCCCCGTATTCAAggaaccctatagtggcgtttttaatccctatagtgacgtt
The sequence above is drawn from the Quercus robur chromosome 7, dhQueRobu3.1, whole genome shotgun sequence genome and encodes:
- the LOC126693699 gene encoding F-box protein CPR1-like isoform X7, whose translation is MSDNTTTNLIIIPWESLPDEILTNIFVFLPIKSIIICTSVSKAWKSLIKNPTFISTHLHHSLNKNQNLLFIGPCSENQKDFCALHNEDDAYFTQHARFDYPYNRKYCVVGTCNGLLLLSDVGNNSFCLWNPCVGKLLKLPSPNVTYATHGKFHASIGFGFDPKTKDYKVIRVVTLLESLGLEKTRTQVEIYTLSTGQWRMLRTDLAPICGLYWTDPQTFINGALHWVAFRVCDNNLHNFVLVFDLGDEVFHEILLPEFPRLMYDSVSVYRNSIALFERDNDFLHIWAMKEYGVVSSWTKVLSLPSSSQGFLGSRDDIRRALGFRRNGEVILKLDGGRLISLDLETREIKDLRIIGYEKAIVDYYVESLVLLDKAANSADTY
- the LOC126693699 gene encoding F-box protein CPR1-like isoform X8 → MSDNTTTNLIIIPWESLPDEILTNIFVFLPIKSIIICTSVSKAWKSLIKSPTFISTHLHHSLKKNQNLLFIGPCSENQKDFCALHNEDDAYFTQHARFDYPYNRKYCVVGTCNGLLLLSDVGNNSFCLWNPCVGKLLKLPSPNVTYATHGKFHASIGFGFDPKTKDYKVIRVVTLLESLGLEKTRTQVEIYTLSTGQWRMLRTDLAPICGLYWTDPQTFINGALHWVAFRVCDNNLHNFVLVFDLGDEVFHEILLPEFPRLMYDSVSVYRNSIALFERDNDFLHIWAMKEYGVVSSWTKVLSLPSSSQGFLGSRDDIRRALGFRRNGEVILKLDGGRLISLDLETREIKDLRIIGYEKAIVDYYVESLVLLDKAANSADTY
- the LOC126693699 gene encoding F-box protein CPR1-like isoform X9; this encodes MSDNTTTNLIIIPWGSLPDEILTNIFVFLPIKSIIICTSVSKAWKSLIKNPTFISTHLHHSLNKNQNLLFIGPCSENQKDFCALHNEDDAYFTQHARFDYPYNRKYCVVGTCNGLLLLSDVGNNSFCLWNPCVGKLLKLPSPNVTYATHGKFHASIGFGFDPKTKDYKVIRVVTLLESLGLEKTRTQVEIYTLSTGQWRMLRTDLAPICGLYWTDPQTFINGALHWVAFRVCDNNLHNFVLVFDLGDEVFHEILLPEFPRLMYDSVSVYRNSIALFERDNDFLHIWAMKEYGVVSSWTKVLSLPSSSQGFLGSRDDIRRALGFRRNGEVILKLDGGRLISLDLETREIKDLRIIGYEKAIVDYYVESLVLLDKAANSADTY